From the Candidatus Dormiibacterota bacterium genome, one window contains:
- a CDS encoding zinc ribbon domain-containing protein: MPNLTSLKPLLFIVIFYLLAFWLSLSYWAFRDARERSNSVLFHVFATGLSLVLPIFGLFIYMIIRPPLTMAERRALELETQALSEPGGPARELRPCPSCGEPIDSQYVLCPHCKTQFSKLCPRCNKQLKLGWSVCPYCAEEVPLQGGAVPTPRIAR, translated from the coding sequence TTGCCGAATCTAACGTCGCTGAAACCGCTGCTCTTTATCGTCATCTTTTACCTGCTGGCGTTCTGGCTGAGCCTCTCCTACTGGGCGTTCCGCGACGCGCGGGAGCGCTCGAACAGCGTGCTGTTCCATGTGTTCGCCACCGGCCTCTCGCTGGTGCTGCCGATTTTCGGGCTGTTCATCTACATGATCATCCGGCCACCGCTGACGATGGCCGAGCGCCGTGCGTTGGAGCTCGAGACCCAAGCGTTGTCCGAGCCGGGCGGCCCGGCGCGCGAGCTGCGGCCTTGCCCCAGCTGTGGCGAGCCGATCGACTCCCAGTACGTCCTCTGCCCGCACTGCAAGACGCAGTTCAGCAAACTCTGCCCGCGCTGCAACAAGCAGCTCAAGCTGGGGTGGAGCGTCTGCCCCTACTGCGCCGAAGAGGTCCCACTCCAGGGTGGGGCCGTCCCCACGCCGCGCATCGCTCGCTAG
- a CDS encoding valine--tRNA ligase yields METRYDPKIVEQRWYDAWEQRGYFKARESLTGKTFTISMPPPNITGDLHMGHAMYTLQDVLVRWHRMLGDAALWVPGTDHAAIATQNVLEKQLAKKGTSKEAIGRQAWDKLVQEWYDTTGHTILQQMRRLGFSADWSRIRFTMDPAYVEAIRYVFVQLWKEGLIYRGPRIVNWCPRDQSAISDLEVQYEEEDGHLYYLDYPVDGGGTIPVATARPETMVGDTGVAVHPDDWRYKDLIGKSVMLPIVFRRVPIVADEAVDQEFGTGAVKVTPGHDATDYDIGERHHLPVLSILSLDGRMNIPEVPQLHGLRVAEARDRTVEMLRAEGALQKVEPYRHSVGHCDRCGAVIEPIVSAQWWVRMQPLAGPAIAVAEMDALRFHPERWREQYLRWMRNIRDWNISRQLWLGHRIPVWTCANGHAVAYLKDPQQCEQCGDRHLSQDPDVLDTWFSSSLWPFVTLGWPSDTEDLRHFYPTQVLDTARDILYLWVARMVFMSLHFLHVVPFSDVLIHGTVLAPDGRRMSKSLGTGVDPLEMIERYGADATRAWTAYFGTGGQDIRFSEEKIKSYQLFANKLWNATRLLAAKLPDGAPVMPIDEATLEPADTWILGRLSAVTRLVTESFQRFEFGPAIDVLYEFTWHEFADDYLELIKPRLQAADASTATALAVAVNVLETTLRLLHPIMPFVTEELWQRLPHEGETIMYAAWPLADETIEDRGLIEEMAHLLEVVRAVRNVRQASEQKPRRQPAEVTSARRLLTEPVGRAYLATLARLELDGKLPEGMPQSVVVVGDTTVRLGLPGAGGVETERLQAELQKKLREIESIEAKLNNPDFTEKAPKAVVERERARLAQARQAAAGLRALLGETGELG; encoded by the coding sequence ATGGAGACGCGGTATGACCCGAAGATTGTCGAGCAGCGCTGGTACGACGCCTGGGAGCAGCGCGGCTACTTCAAGGCGCGGGAGAGCCTGACCGGCAAAACCTTCACGATCTCGATGCCGCCGCCCAACATCACGGGTGACCTGCACATGGGGCACGCGATGTACACGCTGCAGGATGTGCTGGTCCGCTGGCACCGTATGCTCGGCGACGCCGCGCTCTGGGTGCCGGGCACGGATCACGCCGCGATCGCCACGCAGAACGTCTTGGAAAAGCAGCTCGCGAAGAAAGGGACGTCCAAGGAAGCGATCGGTCGCCAGGCCTGGGACAAGCTCGTGCAGGAGTGGTACGACACCACCGGCCACACCATCCTGCAGCAGATGCGCCGCCTCGGCTTCTCAGCCGATTGGTCGCGCATCCGCTTCACCATGGACCCGGCCTACGTGGAGGCGATCCGCTACGTCTTCGTCCAGCTGTGGAAAGAAGGGCTGATCTATCGCGGTCCCCGGATCGTCAACTGGTGCCCGCGTGACCAGAGTGCGATTTCCGACCTCGAAGTGCAGTACGAAGAAGAGGACGGCCATCTCTATTACCTGGACTACCCGGTCGATGGGGGCGGCACGATCCCGGTCGCCACGGCGCGCCCGGAAACGATGGTGGGCGACACCGGGGTTGCTGTCCACCCAGACGACTGGCGCTACAAAGACTTGATCGGTAAGTCCGTCATGCTGCCGATCGTCTTCCGCCGGGTGCCGATCGTCGCCGACGAGGCCGTCGACCAGGAATTCGGCACCGGCGCGGTCAAGGTCACGCCCGGGCACGACGCCACCGACTATGACATCGGGGAGCGGCATCATCTGCCGGTCCTCAGCATCCTGAGCCTGGACGGCCGGATGAACATCCCGGAGGTCCCGCAGCTCCATGGCCTCAGGGTCGCGGAGGCGCGCGATCGGACCGTCGAGATGTTGCGCGCCGAGGGCGCTTTGCAGAAGGTCGAGCCCTACCGCCACTCGGTCGGCCACTGCGACCGCTGCGGGGCGGTCATCGAGCCGATCGTGTCGGCCCAATGGTGGGTGCGGATGCAACCGCTGGCGGGGCCGGCGATCGCGGTGGCGGAAATGGACGCTCTGCGCTTCCACCCCGAGCGCTGGCGCGAGCAGTACCTGCGCTGGATGCGCAATATCCGGGATTGGAACATTTCCCGCCAGCTCTGGCTCGGCCACCGGATTCCGGTGTGGACCTGCGCCAACGGGCACGCGGTCGCCTACCTCAAGGACCCGCAGCAATGCGAGCAGTGCGGCGACCGCCATCTCAGCCAGGACCCCGACGTGCTCGATACCTGGTTCTCGTCATCGCTCTGGCCCTTCGTCACGCTCGGCTGGCCGTCGGACACGGAAGATCTGCGCCACTTCTATCCGACGCAGGTGCTCGACACCGCGCGCGACATCCTCTACCTCTGGGTGGCCCGCATGGTCTTCATGAGCCTGCATTTTCTGCACGTCGTGCCCTTCTCGGACGTCCTGATCCACGGCACGGTGCTGGCGCCCGACGGCCGGCGCATGAGCAAGTCGCTCGGGACCGGCGTCGATCCGCTCGAGATGATCGAGCGGTACGGCGCGGATGCGACCCGCGCCTGGACCGCGTACTTCGGCACCGGCGGCCAGGACATCCGCTTCTCCGAGGAAAAGATCAAGTCCTACCAGCTCTTCGCGAACAAACTCTGGAACGCGACCCGGCTGCTGGCGGCGAAACTGCCCGACGGCGCACCGGTGATGCCGATCGACGAGGCGACGCTCGAGCCGGCGGATACCTGGATCCTCGGACGGCTCAGCGCGGTCACCCGGTTGGTCACCGAATCATTCCAACGTTTCGAGTTCGGCCCGGCGATCGATGTGCTCTACGAGTTCACCTGGCACGAGTTTGCCGACGATTACCTCGAATTGATCAAGCCACGGCTGCAAGCTGCCGATGCCTCGACGGCGACGGCCCTGGCGGTCGCGGTCAACGTGCTGGAGACCACCCTCAGGTTGCTGCATCCGATCATGCCGTTCGTGACCGAAGAGCTCTGGCAGCGGCTGCCGCACGAGGGCGAGACGATCATGTACGCGGCCTGGCCGTTGGCCGACGAGACGATCGAAGATCGCGGGTTGATAGAGGAGATGGCGCACCTGCTCGAGGTGGTGCGGGCGGTTCGCAACGTGCGTCAGGCATCGGAGCAAAAACCACGGCGGCAGCCAGCCGAGGTGACCTCGGCGCGGCGCCTGCTGACGGAACCGGTCGGCCGCGCCTACCTGGCCACGCTGGCCCGGCTGGAGCTCGATGGCAAGCTACCCGAGGGCATGCCACAGTCAGTGGTGGTCGTCGGCGATACGACGGTGCGTCTCGGGCTCCCCGGCGCTGGCGGGGTCGAGACGGAGCGCCTTCAGGCCGAACTGCAGAAGAAACTGCGCGAGATCGAGTCGATCGAGGCGAAGCTGAACAACCCGGACTTCACGGAGAAAGCCCCCAAGGCGGTCGTCGAGCGGGAGCGCGCCCGGCTCGCCCAGGCCCGGCAGGCCGCCGCCGGGCTACGGGCCCTATTGGGTGAAACCGGCGAATTAGGGTAA